One Microlunatus soli genomic window carries:
- the pdxR gene encoding MocR-like pyridoxine biosynthesis transcription factor PdxR, whose translation MSEVVAVAGLTLELGDPSAPLSRRLMNALRSGIRDGRLPAGSALPPSRLLAGELGCSRWAVTEAYGQLVAEGYLSANQGSATRVRDLGAVQTGARSRPIPVEQRPRFDLAPGVPDLAAFPRSRWAESYRRAVLERPTGRLTGSAMIGSLDARTVITDYLRRTRQVLENPTQLNLSTGATAATGWVARLLFATGHRRIAVEDPSWHGLRDAARRVGLELVPIEVDQDGLRVEQLDDHDVRAVIVTPAHQFPTGVALSASRRLALIDWARRVDGTIIEDDYDAEFRYDRRPVASLQGMAPDRVVLVGSVSKTLTSSVGLGWVVLPQQLIMQILAEDLERGAGPSGFVVDAMGTMIKNGWYERHLRSTRTTYRRRRAALLAAIEELLPQCRVTGMPAGLHLVLRLPDGTDVDRVVGAAATHGVGVIGLDRYRLRPVDEPALVLGFGNLRSGRERDAVALLSRAIEQAAGSVSGSAEG comes from the coding sequence ATGAGTGAGGTCGTCGCGGTTGCCGGTCTGACGCTGGAGCTCGGCGACCCCTCGGCGCCACTGAGCCGCCGGCTGATGAATGCGCTCCGGTCCGGGATCCGCGACGGCCGGCTGCCGGCCGGGTCGGCGTTGCCACCGAGTCGGCTGCTGGCCGGCGAGCTCGGCTGCTCGCGATGGGCCGTGACCGAGGCGTACGGCCAACTCGTCGCCGAGGGCTACCTGTCGGCGAACCAGGGCTCGGCGACCAGGGTCCGCGACCTCGGCGCCGTACAGACCGGCGCCCGATCCCGACCGATCCCGGTCGAGCAGCGACCACGCTTCGACCTGGCGCCGGGCGTCCCCGACCTGGCGGCCTTCCCCCGCAGTCGGTGGGCCGAGAGCTATCGGCGTGCGGTGCTGGAGCGTCCGACCGGGCGGCTGACCGGCAGTGCGATGATCGGCAGCCTGGATGCACGGACCGTGATCACCGACTATCTGCGCCGGACCCGGCAGGTGCTGGAAAATCCGACCCAGCTCAATCTGAGTACCGGTGCGACGGCTGCGACCGGTTGGGTGGCGCGTCTGCTGTTCGCCACCGGACATCGTCGGATCGCGGTCGAGGATCCGTCCTGGCACGGACTGCGCGATGCCGCCCGCCGGGTCGGACTGGAGTTGGTGCCGATCGAGGTCGATCAGGACGGGTTGCGTGTCGAACAGCTCGATGATCATGACGTCCGAGCAGTGATCGTGACGCCGGCCCACCAGTTCCCGACCGGTGTCGCACTGTCGGCGTCGCGCCGGCTGGCGCTGATCGACTGGGCCCGGCGGGTGGACGGGACGATCATCGAGGACGACTACGACGCCGAGTTCCGCTACGACCGACGCCCGGTGGCAAGTCTGCAAGGGATGGCGCCGGATCGGGTCGTGCTCGTCGGGTCGGTGTCGAAGACGTTGACCAGCTCGGTCGGGCTCGGCTGGGTGGTGCTGCCGCAGCAGTTGATCATGCAGATCCTGGCCGAGGATCTCGAACGCGGTGCCGGACCGTCCGGTTTCGTGGTGGACGCGATGGGCACCATGATCAAGAACGGTTGGTACGAGCGGCATCTGCGCTCGACGCGTACCACTTACCGTCGACGGCGAGCCGCCCTGCTGGCCGCGATCGAGGAACTGCTGCCGCAGTGTCGAGTCACCGGCATGCCGGCCGGTCTGCACCTGGTCCTGCGGCTGCCCGACGGTACCGATGTCGATCGGGTCGTCGGCGCTGCCGCCACCCACGGCGTCGGCGTGATCGGTCTCGACCGCTACCGATTGCGGCCGGTCGATGAGCCGGCACTCGTCCTCGGCTTCGGCAACCTGCGTTCCGGACGCGAACGGGACGCCGTGGCCTTGCTGTCCCGCGCGATCGAGCAGGCCGCCGGATCGGTGTCGGGATCGGCCGAGGGCTGA
- a CDS encoding citrate synthase/methylcitrate synthase: MTTQPQQHQPARVVRDRMDDSLIDVPAGLAGVVAAETAIGDVRGLEGFYHYRQYSAVELATRKPFEDVWHLMIAGSLPTDAERERFAADVRAARSLPVTVQAELPAIAAATAGADSLAGLRAALALAAGAYGFAPLYDQDEAGRRQHAITVGAITPVLLATLHRARNGLSPIPPRDDLDHAANYYWMLTGSEPDQRQWHALNAYLISTIDHGFNASTFTARVIASTGADLGAAVLGALGSLSGPLHGGAPSRALDTLDAIGSPDKIDGWVRNAVGSGQRMMGFGHPIYRTEDPRSAMLKEIARGFGGARVDFAIEVERSVLAILAELKPGRALHTNVEFFAGVVMEACDIPREMFTPTFATGRMIGWTAHILEQAADSKIIRPSSRYVGAPPPQPFD; this comes from the coding sequence ATGACAACGCAGCCGCAGCAGCACCAGCCGGCGCGGGTGGTTCGGGATCGGATGGACGACAGCCTGATCGACGTGCCGGCAGGCCTGGCCGGCGTGGTCGCCGCCGAGACGGCCATCGGCGACGTCCGCGGCCTGGAGGGGTTCTATCACTATCGGCAGTACTCGGCCGTCGAGCTCGCCACCCGGAAACCCTTCGAGGACGTCTGGCACCTGATGATCGCCGGTTCACTGCCGACGGATGCCGAGCGGGAGCGCTTCGCCGCCGACGTCCGGGCCGCCCGTTCACTGCCGGTGACGGTGCAGGCAGAACTGCCGGCCATCGCCGCGGCCACCGCCGGTGCGGACTCGTTGGCCGGTCTGCGCGCCGCGCTCGCGCTGGCCGCCGGAGCGTACGGCTTCGCGCCGCTGTACGACCAGGACGAGGCCGGTCGGCGACAGCATGCGATCACCGTCGGAGCGATCACACCGGTGCTGCTGGCAACGCTGCACCGGGCCCGCAACGGTCTGTCGCCGATCCCGCCCCGGGACGATCTGGATCACGCGGCGAACTACTACTGGATGCTGACCGGTAGCGAGCCCGACCAACGACAGTGGCACGCCCTGAATGCCTACCTGATCTCCACCATCGACCACGGCTTCAACGCGTCCACCTTCACCGCCCGGGTGATCGCCTCGACCGGCGCCGACCTGGGCGCTGCGGTGCTCGGCGCTCTCGGATCGCTGTCCGGGCCGCTGCACGGCGGTGCGCCGAGCCGGGCGCTGGACACCCTGGATGCGATCGGCAGCCCGGACAAGATCGACGGCTGGGTCCGCAACGCGGTCGGTTCCGGACAGCGGATGATGGGTTTCGGCCACCCGATCTATCGGACCGAAGACCCGCGGTCGGCGATGTTGAAGGAGATCGCCCGCGGCTTCGGCGGTGCCCGGGTCGACTTTGCGATCGAGGTGGAGCGGAGCGTGCTGGCCATCCTCGCCGAGCTCAAGCCCGGCCGGGCCCTGCACACCAACGTCGAGTTCTTCGCCGGCGTCGTGATGGAGGCCTGCGACATCCCGCGGGAGATGTTCACCCCGACCTTCGCCACCGGCCGGATGATCGGCTGGACCGCGCACATCCTGGAGCAGGCCGCCGACTCCAAGATCATCCGGCCGTCCTCGCGGTACGTCGGAGCACCGCCGCCACAGCCGTTCGACTGA
- a CDS encoding beta-galactosidase, with the protein MLYGVSYYWEYQPFDRLDDDVAMMQQAGINYARIGDAIWSLCEPAEGDFRIDWLQRVLDRLHAADIKIILTTPSYAIPPWLHRRHPEVMAIRADGSPTPYGGRQNVDITNPTYRHFAERIIRLLWERYADHPGVIGFQVDNETGTVGAQNPAVIDAFTEHVKRRYGTVDRVNQLWGLTYWSHRLGDWADLWPPAGNTSPGYDLEWRRFQAQLTTDFLRWQADIVREYAGPDQFVIHDVVGFHGRSEADRYAIGDAMDVVAENFPHATQDGLAHPPVDGLAMYPANTTGPGAVQLYQRSDMAYGVKRKNFFITEMNPISIANSDNVFPCYDGQWRMAAFSTISRGADMVAYWHWHSLHYGHEIYSHGILNHDLERNRNYDEVAGIGRDLQRHGDTLTGLTPDSEVAFLYSYDSRWAMANQPPLKTPDGRRPDAGSYARIFDAFYRGFFDARAQAVVLRAGADLGDHPVVVAPGLYVADDQTLAGLADYAEQGGHLVLTFRTGYADEYARARWLRAPGRLREAAGIGYNLYSDLAKPLPVTGSGGLSIPAGAQATGWMDELVVEDEATEVLASYDHPHFGRFPAVTSHRFGSGRVSYVGTLPDAGFACSIADWVLRTSGVTPLGAGLPESVRFTRSTTRDGRRLAFLSNWSFDNHRLPDDLVAGTDLLADADVGPGRPVELGPWDIRIIAEADARD; encoded by the coding sequence GTGCTGTACGGCGTGTCCTACTACTGGGAATACCAACCCTTCGACCGGCTCGACGACGACGTGGCGATGATGCAGCAGGCCGGCATCAACTATGCACGGATCGGCGACGCGATCTGGTCGCTCTGCGAGCCGGCCGAAGGCGACTTCCGGATCGACTGGCTGCAGCGGGTGCTGGACCGGCTGCACGCCGCCGACATCAAGATCATTCTGACCACGCCGAGCTATGCCATCCCGCCCTGGTTGCACCGGCGCCATCCCGAGGTGATGGCGATCCGCGCCGACGGCAGTCCGACACCGTACGGCGGCCGGCAGAACGTCGACATCACCAACCCCACCTACCGGCACTTCGCCGAACGGATCATCCGGCTGCTCTGGGAACGCTACGCCGATCACCCCGGGGTGATCGGTTTCCAGGTGGACAACGAGACCGGCACCGTCGGCGCGCAGAATCCGGCGGTGATCGACGCCTTCACCGAACACGTCAAGCGTCGCTACGGCACCGTGGACCGGGTGAACCAGCTGTGGGGGCTGACCTACTGGTCGCATCGGCTCGGCGACTGGGCCGACCTGTGGCCGCCGGCCGGCAACACCAGCCCGGGCTACGACCTGGAATGGCGTCGCTTCCAGGCACAGTTGACGACCGACTTCCTGCGCTGGCAGGCCGACATCGTGCGCGAGTACGCGGGTCCGGATCAGTTCGTGATCCACGACGTGGTCGGGTTCCACGGTCGCAGTGAGGCCGACCGCTATGCGATCGGCGATGCGATGGACGTCGTCGCGGAGAACTTCCCGCACGCCACCCAGGACGGGCTGGCCCACCCGCCGGTGGACGGGCTGGCGATGTATCCGGCCAACACCACCGGCCCGGGAGCGGTGCAGCTCTACCAGCGTTCCGACATGGCCTACGGGGTGAAACGGAAGAACTTCTTCATCACCGAGATGAACCCGATCAGCATCGCCAACTCCGACAACGTCTTCCCCTGCTATGACGGACAGTGGCGGATGGCGGCGTTCAGCACCATCTCCCGCGGCGCCGACATGGTCGCCTACTGGCACTGGCACAGCCTGCACTACGGCCACGAGATCTACTCCCACGGCATCCTCAATCATGATCTTGAACGCAATCGCAACTACGACGAGGTGGCCGGCATCGGCCGCGATCTGCAACGACACGGGGACACCCTCACCGGCCTGACGCCGGACAGCGAGGTCGCCTTCCTCTACTCCTATGACAGCCGGTGGGCGATGGCGAACCAGCCACCGTTGAAGACACCCGACGGCCGGCGGCCCGACGCCGGCAGCTACGCCCGGATCTTCGACGCCTTCTACCGCGGCTTCTTCGACGCCCGCGCACAGGCGGTCGTGCTTCGCGCCGGAGCCGACCTCGGCGACCATCCGGTGGTCGTCGCGCCCGGACTGTACGTGGCCGACGACCAGACCCTGGCCGGGCTGGCCGACTATGCCGAGCAGGGCGGGCATCTGGTCCTCACCTTCCGCACCGGGTACGCCGACGAGTACGCCCGGGCCCGCTGGCTGCGCGCCCCCGGCCGGCTGCGGGAGGCCGCCGGGATCGGCTACAACCTGTACTCCGATCTGGCCAAGCCGCTGCCGGTCACCGGAAGCGGCGGACTGTCGATTCCGGCCGGGGCGCAGGCGACCGGCTGGATGGACGAACTGGTGGTCGAGGACGAGGCGACCGAGGTGCTGGCGTCCTATGATCATCCGCATTTCGGCCGGTTCCCGGCCGTCACCAGTCATCGGTTCGGCAGCGGCCGGGTCAGCTACGTCGGCACCCTGCCCGATGCCGGCTTCGCCTGCTCGATCGCCGACTGGGTGCTGCGGACATCCGGTGTGACGCCGCTCGGTGCCGGTCTGCCGGAATCGGTCCGGTTCACCCGGTCGACGACCCGGGACGGACGCCGGCTGGCGTTCCTGTCCAACTGGTCCTTCGACAACCATCGCCTGCCCGACGACCTGGTTGCCGGCACCGATCTGCTCGCCGATGCCGACGTCGGTCCCGGCCGCCCGGTCGAGCTCGGTCCCTGGGACATCCGGATCATCGCCGAGGCCGACGCGCGAGACTAG
- a CDS encoding APC family permease, whose translation MAEDTATTTGGLRRTLGLRDLIVYGLLFIGPTAPMGTFGVLDARSHGATALVFVIATVAMAFTAWSYARMAAAVPRAGSVFAYAQTGLGRFPGFVAGWMLGLDYLFIPALASLFTGIAAHSLLPAVPIWVFTAVGVLVITGLNIAGVKIAAAIGMVMLGIEILLLLIFVVAALIVLAHDGPTRPLLSPLTGVGGFDLSGVFGAVSVAVLAFLGFDAIASFAEENTGSPRQVGRALLFCLALAGLLFVVQTYLAGLLIDKDPTTLAAHPDQQGTAFYDMLRQAIGGWFGQVVTTVRAIGPIFSALVAQAAVSRLMYGMARDGRLPAALGRLGRRRQTPRNAILLSAIVTLIISVLAALRDDGLDLLSSMVTVGALVAFVFLHGSVIGYYVIGRRTEAPIRHVVLPVIGVAIVVIALVLASRPALIIGAGWLIVGLVVALVQRRQTGSRPDVTADRP comes from the coding sequence ATGGCGGAGGACACGGCGACAACGACCGGCGGTCTGCGGCGCACCCTCGGGTTGCGCGACCTGATCGTCTACGGACTGCTGTTCATCGGCCCGACCGCACCGATGGGCACCTTCGGCGTACTCGATGCCCGCAGCCACGGCGCCACCGCGCTGGTGTTCGTGATCGCGACGGTCGCGATGGCGTTCACGGCCTGGTCGTATGCCCGGATGGCGGCCGCGGTGCCGCGCGCCGGATCGGTGTTCGCCTACGCGCAGACCGGCCTCGGCAGGTTCCCCGGTTTCGTGGCCGGCTGGATGCTCGGACTGGACTACCTGTTCATCCCCGCCCTGGCCTCCTTGTTCACCGGCATCGCCGCTCACTCGTTGCTGCCGGCGGTGCCGATCTGGGTGTTCACCGCGGTCGGCGTGCTGGTGATCACCGGACTGAACATCGCCGGTGTCAAGATCGCGGCGGCAATCGGGATGGTCATGCTCGGGATCGAGATCCTGCTGTTGTTGATCTTCGTCGTCGCGGCGCTGATCGTGCTGGCGCACGACGGTCCGACGCGTCCGCTGTTGTCTCCGCTGACCGGAGTCGGCGGCTTCGACCTGAGTGGCGTGTTCGGTGCGGTCTCGGTTGCCGTGCTGGCCTTCCTCGGTTTCGACGCGATCGCCAGCTTCGCCGAGGAGAACACCGGGTCACCGCGCCAGGTGGGACGGGCACTGTTGTTCTGCCTGGCCCTGGCCGGCTTGCTGTTCGTCGTCCAGACCTACCTGGCCGGGCTGTTGATCGACAAGGATCCGACAACCCTGGCGGCCCATCCCGACCAGCAGGGGACGGCGTTCTACGACATGCTCCGGCAGGCGATCGGTGGCTGGTTCGGCCAGGTCGTCACCACCGTACGAGCGATCGGGCCGATCTTCTCCGCCCTGGTCGCCCAGGCAGCGGTCAGCCGACTGATGTACGGGATGGCGCGCGACGGCCGGCTGCCGGCCGCTCTGGGCCGACTCGGTCGACGTCGACAGACGCCCCGCAACGCCATCCTGCTGTCGGCGATCGTCACCTTGATCATCTCGGTGCTCGCGGCGTTGCGTGACGACGGTCTGGACCTGCTGTCATCGATGGTCACCGTCGGCGCGCTGGTCGCCTTCGTGTTCCTGCACGGATCGGTGATCGGCTACTACGTGATCGGCCGGCGGACCGAGGCGCCGATCCGGCACGTCGTGCTGCCGGTGATCGGCGTCGCGATCGTCGTGATCGCCCTGGTACTGGCCAGCCGGCCCGCGTTGATCATCGGCGCCGGCTGGCTTATCGTCGGACTGGTGGTCGCTCTGGTGCAGCGCAGGCAGACCGGTTCACGGCCCGACGTAACGGCCGATCGGCCGTAA
- a CDS encoding cytochrome P450 → MSVSDKNSMKSIDLFSEEVLADPYPTYRRLRDTGPAVYLERIDAWALARDASVRAALTDWETFSSADGIALTDGVNQALKGMILASDPPEHDRLRAVMNERLAPRVLDDFRANVRRQADTMVRALVGRRSFDAVEELAKAFPVAVLLDLIGLPDDGRDKVLAWADGTFNAFGPDNELFRASLASQQDKMEYLESVVASDRLTPGSIGRGIYEAADRGEIDRASCVNLLAALVDAGLDTTINAMSTIALLFSTYPDQWQRLRADRSRIPAAFNEILRLESPVQWFARGVTTDYEMDGVKLPAGARVLLLFGSANRDERAWSDPDTFDIDRDASRHLAFGRGVHVCAGQGIARLEAHALLAALAEHVARFETGEPQRRLNNTVRGLTRLPTSIEPA, encoded by the coding sequence ATGTCGGTATCCGACAAGAACTCCATGAAGTCGATTGACCTGTTCAGCGAGGAGGTATTGGCTGATCCGTACCCCACCTACCGGCGGTTGCGCGACACCGGACCCGCGGTGTACTTGGAACGCATCGACGCTTGGGCGCTCGCTCGAGACGCTTCGGTCCGTGCCGCCCTCACCGACTGGGAGACGTTCTCGTCGGCCGACGGCATCGCCCTGACCGATGGTGTGAACCAGGCGCTGAAGGGCATGATCCTCGCCTCTGATCCTCCCGAACACGATCGACTCCGGGCGGTGATGAACGAACGTCTGGCACCGCGTGTGTTGGACGATTTTCGCGCGAACGTGCGCCGGCAGGCCGACACGATGGTTCGAGCCCTGGTTGGTCGCCGTTCCTTCGACGCGGTGGAGGAACTGGCCAAGGCTTTTCCGGTCGCGGTGCTGCTGGACCTCATCGGGCTGCCCGATGATGGGCGGGACAAGGTGCTGGCCTGGGCCGATGGCACGTTCAACGCCTTCGGTCCTGACAACGAACTCTTCCGGGCGTCGCTGGCGTCACAACAAGACAAGATGGAGTATCTCGAATCCGTCGTGGCGTCCGACCGCCTCACTCCGGGAAGCATCGGTCGCGGGATCTACGAGGCTGCCGACCGCGGTGAGATCGACCGAGCATCGTGTGTCAACCTGCTGGCGGCGCTGGTCGACGCTGGGCTCGACACGACGATCAACGCCATGTCGACCATCGCGTTGCTGTTCAGCACGTACCCCGACCAGTGGCAGCGGCTGCGCGCGGACCGTAGCCGCATCCCGGCCGCGTTCAACGAGATCCTGCGCCTGGAAAGCCCCGTGCAGTGGTTCGCGCGGGGCGTGACCACCGACTACGAGATGGACGGGGTGAAACTGCCGGCAGGGGCTCGGGTGCTCCTGCTCTTCGGCTCAGCCAACCGCGACGAACGCGCATGGAGCGACCCGGACACGTTCGATATCGACCGGGATGCCTCTCGGCACCTTGCCTTCGGGCGGGGCGTGCACGTGTGTGCCGGGCAGGGCATCGCCCGCCTGGAGGCACATGCACTGCTGGCGGCACTGGCCGAGCACGTGGCACGTTTCGAGACCGGTGAACCGCAACGACGCCTCAACAACACCGTCCGTGGGTTGACCCGACTCCCGACCTCGATCGAGCCTGCCTAG
- a CDS encoding hemolysin family protein produces the protein MTFEWIMLGVGVLLTFGTGVFVAAEFALVNLDRADLESRRDRGESGLGPTIKALRITSTHLSGAQLGITLTTLLTGYTFEPALSELITPALAATPLPDGSVGAVATVIGVLLATIGSMVVGELIPKNFAISVPVRAAKLVVPLQAAFTTVFKPLVLLLNTSANAIVRALGVEPQEELSGARTAEELSSLVRRSATEGTLESEQAALLGRSLQFAERVAEDVMTPRVRLETVRRNDTAQSVIELTRETGISRYPVQGSDIDDIVGLVHVKNAYAIPPTERRTVRVAQLMTEPLRVPDTIGVGLLLPQLRHAPLQSAIVADEYGGTAGLTTIEDLIEELIGDVVDEHDSESPRVVAEGEDLIIDASLRPDELRGASGVDVPEGSDYETVAGFVTGELGRLAEPGDEVRIDTGTLRVIAVEERRIDRLRYIPDPDLDDDEKDKEAGR, from the coding sequence GTGACCTTCGAATGGATCATGCTCGGTGTCGGCGTGCTGCTGACCTTCGGCACCGGGGTGTTCGTGGCCGCCGAGTTCGCCCTGGTCAATCTGGACCGCGCCGACCTGGAGTCCCGCCGCGACCGTGGTGAGAGCGGGCTCGGCCCGACCATCAAGGCGCTGCGAATCACCTCCACCCACCTGTCCGGCGCCCAACTCGGCATCACCCTGACCACCCTGCTGACCGGCTACACCTTCGAACCAGCGCTGTCCGAGCTGATCACGCCGGCATTGGCGGCGACTCCGCTGCCGGACGGTTCGGTCGGCGCCGTCGCGACCGTGATCGGCGTCCTGCTGGCGACCATCGGCTCGATGGTCGTCGGCGAGCTGATCCCGAAGAACTTCGCGATCTCGGTCCCGGTCCGAGCGGCCAAGCTGGTCGTCCCGCTGCAGGCCGCGTTCACCACCGTGTTCAAGCCTCTGGTGCTGCTGTTGAACACCAGCGCGAACGCCATCGTGCGCGCGTTGGGCGTGGAGCCGCAGGAGGAGCTGTCCGGCGCCCGGACCGCGGAGGAGCTGTCCTCCCTGGTTCGCCGCTCGGCCACCGAGGGCACCTTGGAATCGGAGCAGGCGGCGCTGCTCGGCCGCTCGCTGCAGTTCGCCGAACGGGTCGCCGAGGACGTGATGACGCCCCGGGTCCGGCTGGAGACCGTACGCCGCAACGACACCGCGCAGAGCGTGATCGAACTGACCCGGGAGACCGGCATCTCCCGCTATCCGGTGCAGGGCAGCGACATCGACGACATCGTCGGCCTGGTGCACGTCAAGAACGCCTACGCCATCCCGCCGACCGAACGCCGTACGGTCCGGGTCGCACAACTGATGACCGAACCGCTGCGGGTGCCGGACACGATCGGCGTCGGGCTGCTGCTCCCCCAGCTGCGGCACGCGCCGCTGCAGTCGGCGATCGTTGCCGACGAGTACGGCGGCACCGCCGGCCTGACCACCATCGAGGACCTGATCGAGGAACTGATCGGCGACGTCGTCGACGAGCACGACTCGGAGTCACCTCGGGTGGTCGCCGAGGGCGAGGATCTGATCATCGACGCCTCGCTGCGGCCGGACGAGCTGCGCGGCGCATCCGGCGTCGACGTACCGGAGGGCTCGGACTACGAGACCGTGGCCGGTTTCGTCACCGGTGAGCTCGGCCGACTGGCCGAGCCGGGTGATGAGGTACGGATCGACACCGGCACGCTGCGGGTGATCGCTGTCGAGGAACGCCGGATCGATCGGCTGCGCTACATCCCCGATCCGGACCTCGACGACGACGAGAAGGACAAGGAGGCCGGCCGATGA
- a CDS encoding aldo/keto reductase: METRILHSGGTDLEVTVPCLGIMNLGVTVDDEASMAILDRFYQAGGRFVDTSNNYGSWTPGTTAGDSERLLGRWMADRKVADDMVIATKCGAGKLDPNGPILNGTPPTNYEGLAPEVVRNQLTVSLRNLGVERVGVYYGHVDDRDRDITEVADTYSALAEEGLIAIPGLSNTVSWRLAVARAHSRQHGRAEFGAWQQQHSIYWPRPGYYEAGPVTPDMIDYAASEPDLTIMSYSPQQGGQITRPWMAVRDPYDHPASLDRLRLAHRIAHDHDATANQVIMAWHLAGPESRLVYRDGSRTHALDELPARRAAMIPIFGASSVAQLDEAIGALDVKLSDEELDLLDTV; encoded by the coding sequence ATGGAAACTCGAATCCTGCACAGCGGAGGCACCGACCTCGAAGTGACGGTGCCCTGTCTCGGCATCATGAATCTCGGCGTGACGGTCGACGACGAGGCCTCGATGGCGATCCTCGATCGCTTCTACCAGGCCGGCGGCCGGTTCGTCGACACCTCCAACAACTACGGCTCCTGGACCCCGGGCACCACCGCCGGTGACAGCGAACGGCTGCTGGGCCGCTGGATGGCCGACCGCAAGGTCGCCGACGACATGGTGATCGCCACCAAGTGTGGGGCCGGAAAACTCGATCCCAACGGGCCGATCCTGAACGGCACTCCGCCGACCAACTACGAGGGTCTGGCGCCCGAGGTGGTCCGCAACCAGCTGACCGTCAGTCTGCGCAATCTCGGCGTGGAACGGGTCGGCGTCTACTACGGCCATGTCGACGACCGCGACCGCGACATCACCGAGGTCGCCGACACCTATTCCGCACTGGCCGAGGAAGGCTTGATCGCCATTCCGGGCCTGTCCAACACCGTGTCCTGGCGGCTGGCCGTCGCCCGCGCCCACAGCCGGCAGCACGGCCGGGCAGAGTTCGGCGCCTGGCAGCAACAGCACTCGATCTACTGGCCACGCCCGGGTTATTACGAGGCCGGCCCGGTCACCCCGGACATGATCGACTACGCCGCGAGCGAGCCGGACCTGACGATCATGAGCTACTCGCCACAGCAGGGTGGCCAGATCACACGGCCCTGGATGGCCGTCCGGGACCCGTACGATCATCCGGCCAGTCTCGATCGGCTGCGGTTGGCGCACCGGATCGCTCATGATCATGACGCCACGGCCAATCAGGTGATCATGGCCTGGCACCTGGCCGGCCCGGAGAGTCGACTGGTCTACCGGGACGGTTCCCGGACCCATGCGTTGGACGAGTTGCCGGCACGGCGGGCGGCGATGATTCCGATCTTCGGCGCCAGCTCGGTCGCCCAACTGGACGAGGCGATCGGTGCCCTGGACGTCAAGTTGTCCGACGAGGAACTGGATCTGCTGGACACCGTCTGA
- a CDS encoding citrate synthase, protein MNPTRLTAAETAARLGVKPETLYAYVSRGLLGRERGPSGSSFDPLEVERFAASRRRGADRSPVQLKDGRPIGGPLMTIDTEVALIEDDELYYRGRPVADLVGRYRFEAVCHWVWRGGLDDAVRFRPLPDAVERVIAVFAALPPETALDDRIRIAVPVIAGADPLREDRDPQSVAHRAGAMMITLAAALAGGPEQTTVAGCLAAALTAPDSAIDHDQLVGLLDTALVLLIDHDLAVSTLAARAAASARANPYAVVGSALGALDSGLHGRASVSAYRMLAAVANGTPATEVIAATIAAGVGGVPGFGHRIYTAVDPRAELIFARLAELSRRGVLPDACPALAAAEELVAVLRVHSGGFGNVDLALAALALAFGMPAEAGSVIFAIARIGGWIAHALDEYRQPALRLRPIGRYVGP, encoded by the coding sequence ATGAACCCGACCCGGCTGACGGCGGCGGAGACCGCTGCGCGGCTCGGCGTCAAACCCGAGACGCTGTACGCCTACGTCTCGCGCGGCCTGCTCGGCCGGGAACGCGGCCCTTCGGGCTCGTCCTTCGATCCGTTGGAGGTCGAACGGTTCGCCGCCTCCCGTCGGCGCGGTGCGGACCGGTCGCCGGTCCAGTTGAAGGACGGTCGGCCGATCGGTGGCCCGCTGATGACCATCGACACCGAGGTCGCGCTGATCGAGGACGACGAGCTCTACTACCGCGGCCGACCGGTAGCCGACCTGGTCGGCCGCTATCGGTTCGAAGCGGTGTGCCACTGGGTCTGGCGTGGCGGACTGGACGACGCCGTCCGATTCCGGCCGCTGCCGGACGCGGTCGAACGCGTGATCGCGGTCTTCGCTGCGCTGCCGCCGGAGACGGCGCTGGACGACCGGATCCGGATTGCGGTTCCGGTGATCGCCGGTGCGGATCCGCTCCGCGAGGACCGCGACCCGCAGTCGGTCGCACACCGTGCCGGCGCCATGATGATCACGCTGGCGGCGGCCCTCGCCGGAGGGCCGGAGCAGACGACGGTGGCCGGTTGTCTGGCAGCGGCGCTGACCGCACCCGATTCCGCGATCGATCATGATCAACTCGTCGGTCTGCTCGACACCGCCCTGGTGCTGCTGATCGATCATGATCTTGCGGTCTCCACCCTCGCTGCGCGTGCCGCCGCGTCCGCCCGAGCCAACCCGTACGCGGTGGTCGGCAGTGCGCTCGGGGCGCTGGACTCCGGGCTGCACGGACGGGCGAGCGTCTCGGCCTATCGGATGCTGGCAGCGGTCGCGAACGGCACGCCTGCCACCGAGGTGATCGCCGCGACCATCGCTGCGGGTGTCGGCGGCGTTCCCGGCTTCGGGCATCGGATCTACACCGCGGTTGACCCGCGGGCGGAATTGATCTTCGCCAGGCTGGCCGAGCTGAGTCGCCGCGGGGTGCTTCCTGATGCTTGTCCCGCGCTGGCAGCGGCCGAGGAGTTGGTGGCGGTGCTGCGAGTGCACAGTGGTGGGTTCGGCAATGTCGATCTCGCTCTGGCCGCGCTGGCATTGGCCTTCGGGATGCCCGCGGAAGCCGGGTCGGTGATCTTCGCGATCGCCCGGATCGGCGGATGGATCGCGCACGCACTGGACGAGTATCGCCAGCCGGCGTTGAGATTACGGCCGATCGGCCGTTACGTCGGGCCGTGA